A section of the Sceloporus undulatus isolate JIND9_A2432 ecotype Alabama chromosome 3, SceUnd_v1.1, whole genome shotgun sequence genome encodes:
- the LOC121926000 gene encoding cytochrome P450 2J2-like — protein sequence MVEFWECLIALLVGLFILQYLNHLWASRNYPPGPFQLPLIGGIWCIGSKISHDTLIKLAKRYGNIYTVWLGQKPVVVLSGYQAVKEGMIDRPDDFGGRPVTAFVKAALDKIAAGVIFSNGNFWKQHRRFALVTLRKMGMGRQSMENQIEEEAQHLVKTFASTKGQPFEPFLPITNAVCNVISGMAFGIRYSVEDEEFQRRVDTIDAVSKYGTSVTALLYETLPWLMNYVPGPHHKIFDFAKKEISFTMGEIEKHKEERDSESQDIVDYYLLQMEKNKSDPRSTYNRDNLAHFILDLFIAGTETSATSLHWALLLMMAYPDIQDKVYKEMEEVLGSSESICCQDQKKLPYTNAVIHEVLRAKYVFFFGLPRECVKDVKLRGFHIPKGTFIIPDLHSVLHDPERWETPEEFNPHHFLDKEGNFKSREEFLPFGIGARVCLGEQMAKKELFLFFTHLLRTFKFQLPEGVKELNKEPLLGFMLHPHPYRVCAVPRCSSSETN from the exons ATGGTGGAGTTTTGGGAATGCTTGATCGCGCTGTTGGTGGGCCTTTTCATCCTCCAGTATCTGAACCATCTCTGGGCCAGCAGAAATTACCCACCAGGGCCTTTCCAGCTTCCCCTCATTGGAGGGATATGGTGCATTGGAAGTAAAATTTCACATGATACACTCATCAAG CTGGCCAAGCGCTATGGAAACATTTACACGGTCTGGTTAGGGCAAAAACCTGTAGTAGTACTGTCTGGATACCAGGCTGTGAAAGAAGGGATGATCGACCGCCCAGATGACTTTGGCGGCCGACCAGTCACTGCCTTTGTTAAAGCAGCATTGGATAAAATAG CTGCAGGTGTTATATTTTCGAATGGCAATTTCTGGAAGCAGCACAGACGGTTTGCTCTAGTTACTCTGAGGAAGATGGGGATGGGAAGGCAAAGCATGGAGAACCAAATAGAAGAAGAGGCGCAGCATCTTGTGAAGACTTTTGCAAGTACAAAAG GGCAGCCTTTTGAACCGTTTCTCCCCATCACTAATGCAGTTTGCAATGTGATTAGTGGCATGGCTTTTGGAATCCGGTATTCTGTGGAAGATGAAGAATTCCAGAGAAGGGTAGACACCATTGATGCCGTGTCAAAATATGGCACTAGCGTCACTGCTCTT CTTTATGAGACCTTGCCATGGCTGATGAACTACGTCCCGGGACCTCATCACAAAATTTTCGATTTTGCCAAGAAAGAGATTTCTTTTACCATGGGAGAGATAGAGAAGCACAAGGAGGAGCGGGACTCTGAATCGCAGGATATTGTTGACTACTACCTGCTGCAGATGGAAAAA AACAAGAGTGATCCCAGATCTACCTATAACCGAGACAACTTGGCTCATTTTATTCTTGACTTATTTATCGCGGGGACAGAGACCAGTGCCACTAGCCTGCATTGGGCACTACTCCTCATGATGGCTTATCCAGATATCCAAG ATAAAGTTTACAAGGAGATGGAAGAGGTTTTGGGTTCTTCTGAATCAATCTGCTGTCAGGATCAGAAGAAACTGCCCTACACAAATGCTGTGATTCATGAGGTCCTTCGTGCCAAATACGTCTTTTTCTTTGGGCTCCCCAGAGAATGCGTGAAGGATGTGAAGCTGCGCGGTTTTCACATCCCAAAG GGAACTTTTATTATTCCGGATCTACATTCTGTCCTTCATGATCCTGAGCGATGGGAGACCCCTGAAGAATTCAACCCACATCACTTTTTAGACAAGGAGGGAAATTTTAAAAGTAGAGAAGAATTTCTGCCATTTGGAATAG GCGCTCGGGTTTGTCTGGGGGAACAGATGGCCAAGAAggagcttttccttttcttcacccACCTGTTGAGGACGTTcaaatttcagcttccagaaggaGTGAAGGAACTTAATAAAGAGCCTCTATTAGGTTTCATGTTACACCCGCATCCTTATAGAGTCTGTGCTGTTCCCCGCTGTAGTTCTtcagaaacaaattaa